In Anopheles arabiensis isolate DONGOLA chromosome 2, AaraD3, whole genome shotgun sequence, the genomic window aaatatagcaaaaaacCTAAATTTCATGTTCACTTTCACACAAGGTATAAAGCGATCTTAAGCTTGTTTACTTACTATTGTACtattaaaacaataaagaCAAGATGATTCTTGAGATTTGTTATGCCAATCAGCCATATTATTAGAATATTAGTAGAATCAATATAAACAGCGATGTCTGACTGATTGCAACgaatttaaaatatgttttgagTGGTCAGTTTTTGTTACAAGAATTATCATTCAATTTGTGTCGGTCTGGTGATCGTCAACTGGTACGActgaacaacatgcccgtcatgggttgaaGGCCTGAatggaccgtgtccccatacgtcggactgactatcctgataTGGGTAAttaataagtcactgaaatcGCCAAGTCCACTAGGTGTAAatacaggccttgaccgacaacgattgttgtgtcaaagaagaaaaataaatgtttatgttttttatttgtgttaaaGTATGTTCAAGTAATAATAAGAGAATAAAAAGTCTTTTAATATAAGAGTTTACAATTTTAGGAACAATTGGTAAATGCATTCTACCTTAATAATGAAGTTTTAAAATGGAAACTATGTGAATGTAAAATATTGCTAGTGCTCTTTGATTTAAAGGCTAGTTTAAGGattgttgtttcatttataTTGTATGTACATCACTGATGACAATGATCGACACATTGTATTCAATTTAATTAGAGATTTTAACATTGATTTTGCACTGGAATCCTATTATTTATATTCGTATGCATCACACAAATAAGCTTTTTGTTGTGGTGATAGTATTCGTTTGTTTTAAGCGTGAATAGACGAATAGGTTTTGCTTCTGCGCTGAACTTTTTGTATGCGTGATGTCGaggcaaaaaaaatgtattaaaccCAATTAGTTTAATTAATAGGGCAGATGAAAAGGTATATAACTATAATGAGAGGTCAAGGATTAAAATGTTTACGAAGCACCTAATTCATCATCTGCAATTATGGGTTACAATTAAATCATTGCAGCATTCTGATAATATAATTGTGTCTGTATCTACAGATCTACTACTGTGCCTAGTGACGATGCCACTGACGCTAGTGGAAATTCTCACCAAATACTGGCCGATGGGTCGGTTACCATTTTTATGCAAATCGATCGGCACACTACAAGCTACCAGCATATTCGTGTCAACCATATCCATCACTGCGATCGCATTAGATAGGTATCAAGTGAGTAAGCCCGTAATCGTAAATATGAGACTCTGTATTTGTCAACTGGTTGCCGGTCTTGGTGGCACATGCCTTTTccctttcattttcatttacaGGTCATAGTTTATCCAACACGCGACAGCCTACAGCTGATGGGTGCCATCGCTATCCTGACCGGTATCTGGATCATCTCGATAGTGCTAGCTTCGCCGATGTTTATCATCCGGCAACTAATCCACTACGACGTCAATCTGCCCAGCCTCGGGATCGAGTACGTGTCGTACTGCATCGAGGACTGGCCGATTGCATACGGCCGTGTGTACTATTCGGCGTTCACTCTGTGCGTGCAGTACGTGCTACCCATTCTGATCGTGTCGATGGCATACCTGCGCATTTATCTGAAGCTAAAGCACCGGCTAGTGGTCGGCACGGCCAGCGGGAAGCCCGGCGAAGCGAAACCCGTGCGGGAGCGGGAACGTGGCCGGCGGATGCAACGCACCAACTATCTGCTGATCAGCATTGCGCTAATCTTTGGCGTTTCCTGGCTACCACTCAATCTGTTCAATCTGTTCGCCGACCTGTACGTGCACTCGATCACGCAGGACATTATGGTGGCGTACGCAATCTGTCACATGGCTGGCATGAGCTCGGCCTGCTCCAATCCACTGCTGTACGGCTGGTTGAATGACAATTTTCGGAAAGAGTTCAACGAACTGCTCTGCCGGACGTCGGCGGGCGGCCCGGGCCACGGATCGGGCGGTCACTCGAACGGAAGCCGAGCGAATGGAGCTGCCACAGTCGGACGAACGCGAGCTGCTCGAACTGCGACCGACGGTGGACCTGACGACCGGACGCTGCCGGAACTAACGCAGGTGCGCGACCGTCATGCGGCAGCACTGCTGCACGACTCGGGCATTACCGAGAACGGTGACCATACTGAGCTGACCGAGCTGATGTCCTGATGTCCCGACTCCCGATACTGAACGCCGCAGGACTTTCGTGGTCCGAGGTACCGTGGAGGTTTGCCTATTCCACTGTGAATATTTTACCTTTTCCTTTCCGCTTTCCTATCTTTTGCTCTTACGCTCATATGTTTGCTGCTTTCGGTGTTGCAAAATAGTTGACTCGTAAATGTTTGCGGATTCCATTTTTGGGAACGTGTTGCTCTAAAAGATTATTGGAAAAGACTCTTTTCCAAGAATTAAAGCTTTTAAATGTAATCATATGGCAGACTCATCAACTTTCGTAAAACCGATTGTGAATGATTTCGTTTCCGGCATAGAATGATGAACGATTTGCGCGTTCAGCTACGCGGTAGAAACTAGTTTCCTAGTCCTTATAAAGCCGAAATAGCTGAGTATGTCGGAAGTATGAGGCAATCAATTCCAGAATCATGCACATGCAATTTTTTACGAGTTATTTATCAAATCGTGTACAAAATACATTTTGTTATACTTTGTACATGAAAAAGAAGGTAAAATATGATTCAAATAACTATTCTTTCGTTTTGTATGCAATAGAATACATTTCGGTTACTGGCGAAGCTGTGATCATTGCTTGACTATGCACGAATGTTATTGGGATGTCACTTTTGCTGTTTCTGCTTGACATTTAACCGTCTTTTGATATCGAAGCTGTGCATTTTCTGttgtgagatatatcgcacattgacTCGCTCGGTGTTACTCTACGGATACGAGTCTTGGACCATCCGAGCGAAGGATGCAAGCGCTCTGGGCGTAGCATGGAGTTTGGAGAAGAAGGATGAGCCTCAAGCTTGCTGCATCCTGTACAGCGATCCTAGCACCCTGACGGTGGCCAAGACATTCAGGATACGATGCATGCTCCAgccatgaggatgccggactcatgccccaccaagaaggtgttcaaCAGCGATCCCCAGatcggcataaggcgcaggggagcaaTGCGAACTAGATGGCGAACAGGTGAAGCGAAATCTGTTGGAGATGGGGTGTCTACATGGATTGGAGGCTGCtgccagggaccgagcatcctggaaaataatttttgacCAGGCCATGTCACACCGatgtgctctatcgtgagcaggccatCAAGAGAGAGATAATTTTCTGTAGTAAATGGTGTACAGATATTCCTCTGATGCACGCGATTAATGCGGACTGTAGGCAATCGTTTATCTGGAATATTCGCATATTTCGAATTTATAGGTTATCAGTGAAATTATATCGAAGTGTTGTGTAATTTTGCTTCAAgtggtacactggtggacattaaaataggaaaaaaatttttttgtgtgtttttttttgcatacactaggtgtgtcatcgccaacagttcgaggcgtactgaatttgtaatagccgaattttgccttttatactctcatttttggtgcgctacttatctgagttttgagtgccggcagcgttttgcggcagtataaaaggagggccaaaccgtgttgtgcttcattcttccatcagtggtcaaggtgaaaggttgctgtttaaaaattccacaaaatcatcatgggtcgcggaaagcactgcacaccagaggagcgaaaacacattcaggggctgtatcgtgagaacgtgccaatcaagacaatctgcaaggcgttcggccgttcgcggacgtttgttgacaacgccattcgtagcgaggctacgggtaaatcgacaggtcgtccgcgaaaaactacggccgacgttgacgcgcggattgttgagatgatcagggcggatcctttcaaaacttgcactcgtatcaagcaggagcttggtttgcaagtttcggcgaaaacggtgtctcgccgtttacacgccgctgggttctgtgcccggagaccgaggaaggttcgtaagctgcagccgcaccacgtagaagcgcgcattcggtttgccgaagaacatttagctgcatccatcttttggtggagcaaaatcatttttttcggatgagtccagaatcaatgtGGATGGTTCAGACGGTattaaatacgtctggcgctttcctaatcaggcgtatcatccgaaaaatacgataaaaaccctaaagcacggaggcggccacgttatggtgtggggttgcttctcctggcacggcacgggtcctttgttccgtatcaacgggacactgaactcggaagggtatagaaaaatacttagtcgtgagatgttgccatacgcccgacaacaattcggagacgaagagcattacatctttcagcatgataacgactctaagcacacatcgcgaacagttaaatgttatttggcaaaccaggatgtgcaagttctaccgtggcctgcgttgagtcctgacctcaacccgattgaaaatctgtggtcaactctcaagcgtcagcttaagaaccagCCTGCACGTTCAGCCGATGATCTATGGACACGCTGCAAGTTTATGTGGGAACGCatagacagaagcgaatgccgtaaactcatcggcgatatggccaaacgctgtcaggaagtgatagcgaataacggtcaccagattgaccgttagaatgtgttttcgctcagtggaacaccgcaacacctcctcccaacaaccacttaaacagtccttttcagggctaccaaatatttctgacaagaactatttctttcggtcacagaaaaaagttcctatttttatgtcaacCAGTGTATATTTAAGCTACCAAATTAGTTAGTTGGACTGATTTCAACCAAACTACAAATTAGTTGgttattggttggtttttgaaattttaccaAAAGGGCATTATTTTAGGTTTgactttcttctttggcacaacaaccgttgtcggtcaaggcctgcctgtaccactttcTTGTGGAGttgggctttcagtgacttattgatttccccccatagcagaatagtcaatcctacgtatggtggcacggtctatttggggatcgaacccatgaAAGGCATGTTGTttagtcgtacgagttgacgactgtactacgagaccggcttagaTTTGACTATTGATGTGTAAAGTCAGCAcatcaaagaactgtcaaatttaaacTAGAGCGAATAACGAAATCACGTACATCGAGTATAGCTTATATGGAGGAAGGCCTGTATATTACAAACTGATTAGTTATGTTTGGAAAGTCACATTGAAATTGGCTTTACTGTTAAATacatacattaattaaatacaTTAATACATCCAGACAGGTTAGTCCAACAAGGATACGAGATCCTTCGTGTACATCATCAAACGAGAGTCtttattatgttttgaaaAGTGATGTTTCACAAGCGTAGGGTAAAAATCTCAACCAACTGGGCTTTCATTTTCAGACACAAATGATGATTGTGTTTACGCTGcattttaaaacttttgcGATTGATTCTTCATTTTCTCAGGCAAACTATATATCTTAAGATGCAGGGAAAGTTATGTCATCTAGCCCCTTTCGTTTATTCAACTAACAAAAGCGTAAATTATTACATTTGTATATTATTGTTAAATGGATTGCATCGAGAATTTCTATCCGATCTTAAATACTGACAAAACCCCACCCACTCAATAAAcgaatttgatttgattccTAATGGCATGGTTCTGATTTTATGCCGGTTCTGAATGACGAAAGATGAATTATTTCTCCATACCACATGTTCATAATCCATTATGTAAATTTGCGCCACAGCACCATTATGCAAAGTTTCAGCAAAAATGCATGTCATTCTTTGGGATGAAATATGAACGTTTCCGCTCCAATGCTCATTTTTGGCAAATGTATGGTGCTGTTACATCCTAAGATGCTTAGAGAGCAGCTGTGTCGTAAATTGTAAATTGACATAGAATCGGTTACGAGTGTAGTTGTGCAGCTGGGGTACATTGTTTGCGGTTGTGCTGCATTTCGTGTCGCCATGGTGCAATGTACGTTACGTTTCAATTTGATTGTAACCTTCGGTGAAAGCGGAAACTATTCATGTTATGCAGTTCCTAAACAGTTTTCTTTAGTTTGGTATTTATTCCGACTAAATCGACAACGTTGAGTATATTGTAGATTCAAATTCGTTGAATACACAGTTTGAAATCGTTGTGCTAACACGATacctcaaaaacaaaattaaaataacacaAGCACTAAAAGCGCTACAGATGTGATTAATGATACAGATGCAATGTGTTGGGCAAGCGTACGTATTTTAGCTATCACTTTTTGCTTACACCACTTCTATATGCATTGAGAGCTGTTTGAGTAGGTTTACTGTAACTCAAAAATAGACAAATTACTCTCACCTGAATTTATTAATAGCTCGTGTAAAAGCCACCCGTTCAGTCAACCAGAATGGAATACTTCTCACCTAAACGTTTCCCCtcgttttttattttcctcctaGCCGCAACAGCATCCCCCGAACCATTGGGTCAATCAAACGGAAGCACTAACAGACAACGAGGAGGAACGTCAGAAGCTATGCGGAACGAACGAATATCAGGATCACAAGCAGTAGGAAAGCTGCTCAAGCGTTAATGAACGCTGAAACGAAAACTGAAACGCCTAACATTATGCAACCCTCGTGCCTGGCTCGCTGGCCGGGATTGCCAGCCAATCAACGCTCCATTCAACGGTATACCGACTGCTGAGCTACCCTAGCCCAAGTGGAGCTGAGTTTACACGGGCCGTGGCCGCATCTGTCCAACCATGGTTTCCTTGGAGTACAACTTGAGCCCTAAAGATGAGTTTCGATGCTAATCAATCGagcctttccttccttccggaACGCCGCACGTCGCGGCACACCTTTTCGAGATTGATCCCAGCGAAACGCATCGCTTCAAGCCGATACCATGGCAGCGTTACCGGGCGGGTAAATTTGGCTTCCACTTACAGCAAGGCGCACACAGGTCTGGTGCAGCAGATCGTGTTATTAAGTTAGATGGAAATACTTTCGTTCGGCCTGCGCACATGAGCACTTCTGTTCGGGTTTACATCCCTCCCCGGTACTCATCGGTGCTACTAGACATTTCGTGAGAGATGCGACTATGCCTGTACATATAGCGATAGTAAGTCGAACGTGATATCGATAGTAAATACGAGTGACAATTCCACGCTCCAGTGTCGTTGGGTTGTGAATGCGAAACACCTGTTCAGCAAAATCGGGCTGCAGTTCGTTAAGGCTTGTTGGCCAAGCGACGAGTGACGTTGTTTGGTCAACCGTTTTTTTGTACAGTGTGAATATATGTCAGAGACGGAACTGTAGTGCGTGTTTCTCCATTCATCTAGCTAATACGGATGGTAGGCGGGCTGTTGAATGCATCGTTTGAAGTATTTTGTACAAGAGCCAACATGTATTTTACACTCTGTTCATCGGTTGCCAACTGAAGAAAGATTCAAATATAGATATGTAACGGTTTCATTGTGAGTTTATTATTTGGTTTGAATCAATGATGTACTAATTAGTGCGCAAGCTGTGAGTTCTCTGGCGTTAGATGTTCATGATAACATTATCTTGGAAGAGCGTTGCGAATTGCACAGTCATCAGGTAAGAAGAGCGAGGTGTTTAACATACCAGTCAAGCGGTAAGTATTCATCGCAattgctgtcgcaacaagccATGGAAAGATTTTATTGTACCGTTGGCCAGCTGCTGAAGTACTGATTGCGCAATTGACAGTAAGCTGCAGCCGGTTTACCCTTCAATTATTTCCATACTAACAAGCACCGCCACTGGCTTCGGCTATTGATTGATAATGTTGACATATAGATGTCGACAGGAAGATTTACATCAAGGTGAGGgttaggggaaggtaggtaaagacggacacgttaagggaaatggtaaaaatctagggatatataagtgcaacgatcttgaaaatgtgcatatattatcttacactcatgttttattagaaaatgtgttgaaacttttaagtttccatcgatttttgcgaatttttcatgaatgaaaaacatggtatttttcgtgcggttttgaaatgttcgggtaagacggacagcTGAtacgggaaagatggacacaatgaagggtaagatggacacctgtagaaaacgttggaaagtgaagagttttacagtattttaacaaattctatcgctttccatgtcctggtacgtttataaaccaattcttggcctattgcaacaacgattcattcagccgtggttttaggaattgtaagctTCGCTTCTGATCTATCGtggaatgcagcatctaaagcattattgaaatatcgcacACTTttagctgacgttgctccaacCTACAGAACAACTGTCTAACttcctttaaggaaattactccgtGAAAAGACCACGACCTCAGTattttttgagggacttgttaatagtttaatccattttccactatgtcaaaattcaacatttgatgtttgtaatcccatagaatttctcatctattcctgaacaatgtcgtataaatgcctcatctttttattgcttaaagttgtccaagtcgtgagaagatattggatttcgtgaagcgcttcatcagcgtcgagcgagtaatagcataacgcatgactgctattttgactggtgtttcatttctcgcttatttattactttttctagttactgattgatttatagcatc contains:
- the LOC120896635 gene encoding neuropeptide F receptor isoform X2 produces the protein MESVLTRFNLTLDNMTTLSSNIRQGLIEQYSNNRKVADPWYHILIIMYGTLIVFGATGNSLVVLAVARKPQMRTARNMFIVNLAVSDLLLCLVTMPLTLVEILTKYWPMGRLPFLCKSIGTLQATSIFVSTISITAIALDRYQVIVYPTRDSLQLMGAIAILTGIWIISIVLASPMFIIRQLIHYDVNLPSLGIEYVSYCIEDWPIAYGRVYYSAFTLCVQYVLPILIVSMAYLRIYLKLKHRLVVGTASGKPGEAKPVRERERGRRMQRTNYLLISIALIFGVSWLPLNLFNLFADLYVHSITQDIMVAYAICHMAGMSSACSNPLLYGWLNDNFRKEFNELLCRTSAGGPGHGSGGHSNGSRANGAATVGRTRAARTATDGGPDDRTLPELTQVRDRHAAALLHDSGITENGDHTELTELMS
- the LOC120896635 gene encoding neuropeptide F receptor isoform X1 produces the protein MESVLTRFNLTLDNMTTLSSNIRQGLIEQYSNNRKVADPWYHILIIMYGTLIVFGATGNSLVVLAVARKPQMRTARNMFIVNLAVSDLLLCLVTMPLTLVEILTKYWPMGRLPFLCKSIGTLQATSIFVSTISITAIALDRYQVIVYPTRDSLQLMGAIAILTGIWIISIVLASPMFIIRQLIHYDVNLPSLGIEYVSYCIEDWPIAYGRVYYSAFTLCVQYVLPILIVSMAYLRIYLKLKHRLVVGTASGKPGEAKPVRERERGRRMQRTNYLLISIALIFGVSWLPLNLFNLFADLYVHSITQDIMVAYAICHMAGMSSACSNPLLYGWLNDNFRKEFNELLCRTSAGGPGHGSGGHSNGSRANGAATVGRTRAARTATDGGPDDRTLPELTQPQQHPPNHWVNQTEALTDNEEERQKLCGTNEYQDHKQ